TGACCAGCAACGTGCAGATATTTGATACGTTCAGTTGGCATCGCTTTGATAAATGCCATGGCGTCAGTACCATGATTGACGCTGTTGACATAAACATTATTCACGTCCAGCAGCAGGTCACAGTCTGCCGTTTCGATCACAGCTCTGACAAATTCTGCTTCTTCCATTTCTTTTCCCGGCTCTGCATATGCCGAAACATTTTCGATAATAAGCCGCTGCCCGATGATATCCTGAACTCTCTGGATGCGTTCAGAGACGTATTTAACCGCCTGGTCGGTAAATGGAATCGGCATCAGGTCGTACATGTGCCCCTGATCGCTGCAATAGCTGAGGTGCTCGCTGTACGCCTTAATACCGTGTTCGTCGATGAATTGCTTCACCTGGCGAACAAAGTCCTCATCCAATGGTGCCGGACTGCCTATCGACAAAGACAGGCCGTGACACACAAAATCGTATTTTTCAGTAAATGAACGGAACGATTTCCCGAGACGCCCACCAACGCCAATCCAGTTTTCTGGCGCAACTTCCATAAAATCGATTTTGTGCTCAGGTACGTCTGCCAACGGGCTCATCAGAGCCCGTCGCAAACCCAACCCGGCACCTTGGACAGGATATTTCATAGGTGTTTAGTGACTACCGCCACATTTACCTTCACCACACTTCCCTTCAGAGGAAGACTTGCTGCTGCCGCCGCACTTGCCTTCACCACACTTTCCTTCAGAAGACGACTTGCTGCTGCCGCCGCACTTGCCTTCACCACACTTACCTTCGCTCGAAGACTTTTCACTTCCGCCACATTTGCCTTCACCGCACTTACCTTCCGAAGACGACTTGCCGCTCCCCCCACATTTGCCTTCACCACACTTTCCTTCACCGTGATGACCCGCGAGTTTATAGCCACCCTGCAGTTCGGCAGATGCAAATGGATTTTCGGCGGCATTTGCCAGTGGCGCCTGAGACATTGCAGTCACAAATGCAGTACCCAGAACAGCTGCTACAGGTTTGATTGTCTTAGCCATAGTTGTTTCCTACTCTTTTATTCGAAGTTTTAATCATAGTCCGCTTATCGGATGCAGTATCCGGAAGTTGATAAGCCCGGTGAACTTGCATGGTCATTAGTTACCGGAAACGTCTGACAGTTCAATATTTTTTTCTGCTGTGCGCCTTCTTCACGCGACAACCGGATAAAACCATCGTGTTCCCTGCCATGATCAGAGTTTTGCAATCTCCCGCCAGCGTTTCTGTAAGCGCTTCAATGAGACCGGTTCTTTCGTCCCCAGCGGTTGGGCAAACAAAGACACCCGCCACTCTTCCAGCATCCAACAGAAATCATCAAGCTCGGAACCGTCTGTCACCTGAGTCTTATCCGCCACGTCACGATAGGGCTTGTACACGCTGTCGAACTCAATCATCGATTGGCGATCACGTGCCAGATTACCCTGCAGTTTGTCGATACGGTAATCCATTGCTTTCAGATAACGACTGAAACTTTGCAGATGTAACCAGGTGGTTCGTTGCATAAAGCCTTTGGCCATTAAACGCTCCAGATGCGCTTTCACGTCTGAATAGGTCATCGCACGATCCAGACTGACCGCTCCCCCCATGGCTTTGAGAATCTTGTGCCGCAGATTAATCCAGTCAATAAACTGTACCAATAGCTTTCCACCATGATCGAACAGTTCCGAGCGACGCTCCGATCGCTGCTTAAACTCCTGCTCAAGATACGGCAGGTCATCATCCAGTGGCACGAACACTTGGATAAAGGTAGCTTGAATCAAATCCTGGGTGATTTCAGCCTCGGAACCCAACCCCTTGCAGTAAAGCCATTTTCCCTTCATCTGTTGCTGAATGTGCGATTTAAGCGCCCGTTCCTGATCCGGTAGTTGGCGACGCATCAACTGACAAACGCCCATTCGGTGTTGGCGACTGGCCTCAAACTCATCGGCTTCCACCGTCAGTTGAATATCCGACTTCTCAGCATTTTCCTTGGTTGGTTTCAGACACGGGAAAGCACGCACCGGCAGACCGTTGACTTCAGTTTGTGTACTGTGTGGCAAGTCGCCGAAGTCCCAATTATTTACCTGATCACGCTGAAAACCAGAATGGCTCAAGTCCTGAATCTGCGCCTGGGAAGCATCAGTATACTGCTCTTTTAACGCCGTTAAATCACGGCTTTGCGCCAACAGTTTACGATCCGCCATCACGCGGATATTCATCCGCAGATGATCCGGCAATTCGATATCGCGCAACTGTTGCATCTCAATCTGTTCCGGACGCAGATCGTAATTAAGAAAGTTCAGTAACTGGCTGTACAACCCCCCATTCGCCGGGCTGCATTTGTTCAAAAACGCCTGGGCAGTGTTCGGCACCGGTACAAACTGCTTACGAATGGATTTTGGTAAGCCTTTGATCAGAGCAACCACCTTGTCTTCGATAAAGCCCGGAACCAGCCATTCGGTTTGTTCAGCCGGCACCTGCTGCAACATGGCCACTGGCACACTCAACGACACGCCATCGTCTTTTGTGCCGGGGGCAAAGCTGTAGGTCAGCGGGAACGCCATACCCTGCCAGTCCAGCTCAGTCGGGTAATCTTGTGCGCCAACACCCGCAGCTTCCGGGCTTAACAGGAAGTCACGACTGAAATACATGGCCTGCTTTTCTGCAGCATTGGCTTTTTCGAACCAGCGCTCCAGGTGTTTGGTGGTAACGATAGGCTCCGGCAGCACTTTGTTGTAGAACTCCGCCAGATACGCATCATCAATCACCAGGTCCCGGCGGCGGGATTTTTCTTCGTATTCCGTCACCTCCTCCAGCAGCTTGAGGTTCTTGTTATAGAAATCCGCTTTGGTACGAATCTTCTGCTCAACCAAGCCTTCCTGAATCAGAATCTCACGGGCTTCTTTCGGATGCGTATTGGCATAGTTCACCCGTTTTTTCGGGTTAATAATCAAGCCATATAAGGTACTTTGCTCAAACGCCACCACCTGACCTCGCTGCCCCTGCCAATGAGGCTCGAAATACTGGTATTTCAGTAACGGCTTACCAATTTCTTCAATCCACTGGGGCTCAATCTTCGCTACCGTCCTGGCAAACAGCTTGGAGGTTTCGACCAGCTCCGCAGCCATCATCCATTTCGGCTTTTTCTTGTATTGGCTGGAAGCCGGGAAAATCCATAACTTACGATTACGGGCACCCAGGTATTCCATGTTTTCAGATTTGAAACCAATCTGGCTCAACATACCGGACAGCAGCGACTTATGAACGGCCTCGTAATCAGCCGCCTTATCTGTTTCTTCCAGGCCCAGTTCTTTGCATAAAATATGTAATTGGCGGTGCGTATCACGCCACTCACGCATGCGCATAAAATTCAAAAAATATTTCGCACACCACTTACGCAGCTGATTCTGAGACAACTCCTGGCGTTGCTCTTCAAATTCATTCCACAGGTTTAGCAAGCTGGTAAAATCGGAGTCTTCGTCTTTCCAGGTACGGTGTTTCTCGTCCGCCTGCTGTTGTTTCTCCGGCGGTCGTTCTCTTGGGTCCTGAACGGTTAATGCAGCCGCAATAACTAGTACTTCTTTCAGTGCATTTTGCTTTTGTGCTTCCAGCATCATACGACCGATTCTTGGATCGACGGGCAAACGCGCCATTTGCCGTCCCAATTCGGTTAGATGCTGTTTTTCGTTCACAGCTTCCAATTCCAATAGCAAATTAAAGCCATCTTTTACAAAACGCTCGTCGGGTGCATCAACAAATGGGAAATCCTGCAAACGACCCAACTTCAGATGTAACATCTGCAGCACGACCGCCGCCAGGTTGGTGCGACGAATCTCCGGATCAGTAAATTCCGGCCGTCCCTCAAAATCGGCTTCTTCATACAAACGAATACACACACCCGGCGCAACACGGCCACATCGACCTGCCCGCTGATTAGCACTGGCTTGTGAGATTGCCTCAATCGGCAAACGCTGCACTTTGCTGCGGTAGCTATAGCGACTGATGCGCGCAACACCAGAGTCAACAACGTAACGGATCCCCGGTACCGTTAACGAGGTCTCCGCCACGTTGGTCGCAAGCACGACCCGGCGGCCGCCATGTGGTTTGAAAATTTTCTGCTGATCACCGGCGCTTAAACGTGCGTATAACGGTAAAATATCGGTCGCTGGTAATTGCGCACGGCGCAAAACTTCAGCACATTCACGAATGTCTCGTTCACCCGGTAAGAATACCAATACATCACCAGGTTGCCCTTTGGCTTTGTCTTCTGTTCTCAGTTCCGCCAGGGCATCCACAATGCCTTCAAACAATGAGCGATCCTCGCCCTCTTCGTCTTCACGAACCAGCGGGCGATAGCGGGTTTCTACCGGAAATGTGCGGCCAGACACTTCAATCACAGGCGCTGGTTTGCCATTTTCATCCGCAAAATGCTTGGCAAAGCGATCAACGTCGATGGTGGCCGAGGTAATAATGACTTTCAGATCCGGACGTTTCGGCAACATCTGTTTCAAATAGCCCATCAGAAAGTCGATATTCAGGCTGCGTTCGTGCGCTTCATCGATGATGATGACGTCGTATTCATTGAGAAACTTATCGTGTTGAGTTTGGGCCAGCAGGATGCCGTCAGTCATCAGCTTGATGCGGGTCTGATCATTGCTTTGATCGGTAAAACGTACCTGAAAACCGACCTGATTACCGAGCTGACATTGCAGCTCTTCGGCAATTCGACCAGCCACGGCACGCGCCGCCAGTCTTCGTGGCTGGGTATGGGCAATACGGCCGAATATCCCTAACCCGGCTTCCAGACACACCTTGGGCAGCTGTGTGGTTTTACCAGAGCCGGTTTCACCAGCCACAACAACCACCTGATTTTCTTTAACCGCCTTGAGGATTTCGTCCTTACGCTCAGAAACGGGCAAGTCCGGATAACTGATTGCTAGCGGCCCGGAGCGCAGCTTAACCAGCTCCTGGCTTTTCTGAATGCGGGCCAACAGTTTCTCAAGCACCTTGTCGAAGGGCTTTCCCTCTTCGACCAGCGATTTAATCTGGCGCACACTGCGACGTAGCGGAAATCTGTCTTTAATCAGACAGTGATCAATCGCCTGATATAAGGCTTTAATATCAGTACCACTATTAACATTGGTATTTGCGGAAGAATCGGTCGGATGATCGGACAAAACAGGGGCACTCAACTAAAAACCGTTGTTTCAGTGTTGTTTTGCAAAACAGCGACACGATCACAGGCACAGGGAGGTGCCTTTGATCCGGAGGACGCAAAATAACGCTGGAATAACAGTATTAAAAATCCAATAAAAAACGCCCGGCCGGTTTCCCGGGCGGGCGTATTCTAACAGTTTTACCAGAACTTATTAGCTCTTAGCTAACTCTTCGTCACGCAGCTCACGTCGCAAAATCTTGCCGACGTTGGTTTTTGGCAACTCGTCACGGAATTCAATATGACGTGGCACTTTGTAAGCCGTGAGGCGCTCACGACACCAATCAACCACATCGGAAGCTGTCAGATTTTCGTTACTGGAAACCAGGAACACTTTAACCGCCTCTGAGCTCTTTGGATCAGGTACGCCAATTGCGGCGACTTCAACCACATCCGGATGGGCAACAACCACGTCTTCAACTTCGTTAGGGTACACGTTAAAGCCAGATACGATAATCATGTCTTTCTTACGGTCAACGATCTTCATGTAACCGTCTTCCTGAATGACCGCAACATCACCGGTTTTCAGCCAACCATCTTCGTCGATGGTTTCGGCCGTTGCTTCAGGACGCTGCCAGTAACCTTTCATCACCTGCGGACCTTTTACACACAGCTCGCCGGGATTACCAATGCCCTGGTCATTTCCGTCTTCATCGATCACTTTACAATCCGTACCCGACACTGGCATGCCGATTGTACCCAGCTGAATATGACCCGGAGGGTTAAACGAGACAACCGGGGAAGTCTCAGTCATACCGAAACCTTCAGCAATATCGCAGTTGGTGACCGTCTTCCATTGGTCTGCTGCGTCTTTAGTCAGCGCCATACCGCCAGAAATTGTCAATTTCAAACCGGAGAAGTCCAGATCACAGAATTCCTTCTGACCGCACAAAGCAACGAACAAGGTATTCAGGCCAACAAATGCACTGAATTTATTGCCTTGCAGCGTTTTGATAAAGCCGGGAATATCACGAGGATTCGGAATCAGCACCGAATGGTTACCGGTCTCAAGCATTACCATGCAATGAATGGTAAAAGCGTAGATGTGGTACAACGGCAGCGGTGCGATGGCGGTCTCTTTACCTTCGTCCAAAACCATATTAAACAGACCATGGCACTGCATCATATTGGCCATGAGATTTCGGTGAGTCAGCATCGCACCTTTGGCGACACCTGTTGTACCACCGGTGTATTGCAGAACAGCGACGTCGTTGCGATCAACTTTCACCGGGGTGAAAGGCTGCGACTGGCCTTTTGCTAAAGCACTGCGCAGTGGCACAGCACCTGCGATACTAAACGCCGGCACTTCTTTTTTGACGTGCTTCAGCACGGTGTTAATCAGGGTGCGCTTCACCATACCGTGCATGTCACCCACCTGGGTAACAATCACGTGTTTAATGCCGGTGCTTGGCAGAACGGTTTCTGCTTTAGACGCCATATTCGCCAGAACAACCAGCGCTTTTGCACCAGAGTCGTTGAACTGGTGCTCCATTTCTCGCTCGGTATAGAGGGGGTTGGTATTCACCACAACCATACCGGCACGCATGGCACCAAATACAACAATCGGATATTGCAGGACGTTAGGCAGCTGCACCGCAATCCGGTCACCCGCCTCAAGCGTCGTATGGTTCTGCAGGTACGATGCAAACGCAGCACTCTTGTCATTCAGCTCGGCGTAAGTAAGCGTTTGGCCAAGGCAGCTGAACGCCGGACGATCGGCAAATTTGGCAACAAAACCGTTAAAAATTTCTACAACCGACTCATGCTTATCCGCATCCACAGACTTCGGATAGTCTTCCGGATATTTCTCCTGGAAGAATTGCTCGTTCATACGACCTCCTGAAACACTCTTGTTATCGCTGCTGGGTACAAATTAACCAACAAGCGCGTTTATCATTTTGTTTCGCCCGCAAAACATCACTGACGGATAAAATCAATGGCCTGACAGACGTTAAAATCGGATATTTATTTTGGCCGGGAGTTTAGCGCTTTTGCTCTAATCCAGCAAAAAACCGCCGAATGTATTTACAAATTGCTACATAAAGACCAGCCTATAGCGTTTATAGAATTCAAAAAAAGCATTTTCACCATGAAGCAAGTCGCAGAAGCACCGCAATCCATCAAGCAAACGATCGATATTTCGACAACAGATAACCAGATTTTTACCGCCCATATCTGGCGCCAGCAACAACCCAAAGCCACCGTTCATATCGTGCACGGCATGGCAGAGCACTGCCAGCGCTATGCACCATTGGCCGAATTTCTTCATGCCCAAGGGTTTCAGGTGATGACTCATAACCACCGCGGACATGGGGAACGGACGCCGCAGGGTCATTACGCTGACAAGAATGGCTGGGAGCTGGTGGTCGACGATATGTTGCAAGCGCAAAATACGTTGTGCGGCAACGAACCGATTATATTATTCGGACATTCGATGGGCTCTTTTATTTCCCAGGGATTTGCTATTCGCCACGGTGGAAAATTAAGCGGTCTGATCCTATCGGGTTCCAACTATCAGAATCCGGCTCTGTACCGCGCAGGACAGATTGTCGCCAGGAGCTTAAAGGTATTTCAGGATGGCCGGACTCAATCGAACGTAATGGATAAAGTATCTTTCGCGTCGTTTAACAAACAGTTCAGCCCTGCCCGTACCGATTTTGATTGGCTATCACGTGACGAACAGCAGGTTGATAAATACATAAACGATGCTGCTTGTGGTCATACCTGTTCTTTGCAGCTATGGATTGACCTGTTTGATGGTCTGATCGAAATCAGTAACAAAAATAATCTGGCCAGGATACCGCAAAGCCTGCCAATCTATTTGTTTGCTGGCGATCAGGACCCGGTCGGTCAAAAAGGCAAAGGCGTAAGAGCGCTGGAACAAGTACTGTTACAAACCGGTCATGAAACTGTCAGCTGCAAGCTGTACATTGACGGCCGTCATGAGATGTTGAATGAGATCAACGCCGACGAAGTTTATCAGGACATACTGAACTGGATTCAGACTATTTAAAGAAACAAGGAAAACATATGGAACACATAACCAATCGTACCTTCGAAGAAATTCAACTGGGAGACAGCTGTCAGCGTAAACACACGGTTGAAGAGAAAGACTTGATTTTATTTGCGGCGGTATCGGGTGACCATAACCCGGTTCACCTGGACGCTGAATACGCATCTACCACCCCATTTAAAGGTCAAATCGCTCATGGCATGTTCACTGGCGCACTGATTTCGGCTGCGCTGGCGATGGATTTACCTGGGCCGGGCACCGTTTATCTCGGTCAGAACCTTTCTTTCCGAAAGCCGGTCATGATTGGTGATGAATTAACCGTTGAATTAAAAGTTACGGCAAAACACGAATCAAAACCGATCGTAACCCTGGAATGCACGGTCAGTAACCAGACGGGTAAAACTGTGGCGGTTGGTGAAGCAACCGTCATGGCTCCGACCGAAAAAATCACGGTAGACGCACCCGAGCTTCCCGAGATATCTCTGGGATAATGACCAACCTGACTTAAACAGCGTGGACAGATCGATCTCTGTCCGCGCCCTAGCGTTTACTGGCTTTCTTGCTACTGACTTTGCAACGCAATTGGTCACGTTCGATTTCCGCCCGGTTCTGCTGGTAGAATTCACTCAGGTAATCGTATAATTTGGGGTGTTTATTTTTCAGCATTAAGGGACGTTCGAAGAAATACTCCGACGCCACTGCAAAAAACTCCTGATTATTAGTAGCGCCATAATCATTTATATTACTTTTTCGCTTCTCTATTTCCGCGATTTTACAGCGTACCAATTCAAACCACTGGTGCGAGCATTGACCGGAGGCAACTGCTTCCGGAAACCCGTCACATTGACCATCCGCCATATCCAGAATGTGGACAAATTCATGGACACCAACATTATGCTTGTCTTGATCATTGCTGAATCCATGGATAAGATCCGGCTTACTTAATGCCATTTTTCCAGACATTGCACCGCTGCCAACCATACCTGAAATGGTTGAGTCACTTTGACCGCATTGAAAATCACGATTAAAACACCCAGGAAACAGCACCACAGCATCCACACTTAAATATGGCCAGTCAGAAAAGCCCCAAACAGGGATCACCGAACTGGCAGCAATCAACAAACGATCTAAATCCGTTACACAAACGTCGCCACTGACCTCGACCCGGGTCGTTTGCAAAAATGCGAAACAATGCTGCTCAAACAACTGCTTTTTTTCGGAATCGAGTCGGCGATAAAAGTCCACTCGATCCTCCAGTATTTGGCTCCACTCGTCCTGCCAGAAAAAGTCTGTGACGCTTTCCCCAAACAACCAGTTTTTAATTTTTTTCAAGAGTTCCAGCATACGTTCCGTGTTCCATTTTCGTGATTATTGGTCACATTACTTGCGTTAATTTCCCATCTGATTCGATGATAATGCGGTCGTCGAAATACCTGAACGAATACATCATCTACTTGCACCATAATTTCTGTGTTTCAGATAACGGGATTCTGGCGCATCTTACAGACTGCGAACTTTATGATACGTCCATTACAATCTCAACCGCGCAGTCAGAAAGTTAAAAAGCGGCTGTCTCAAGCGATCAATGATTGTAGTTACATACTATCCAGTCTAAGCTGGGAAAAAACATGATTGTTGTT
The Saccharospirillaceae bacterium genome window above contains:
- a CDS encoding DUF692 domain-containing protein codes for the protein MKYPVQGAGLGLRRALMSPLADVPEHKIDFMEVAPENWIGVGGRLGKSFRSFTEKYDFVCHGLSLSIGSPAPLDEDFVRQVKQFIDEHGIKAYSEHLSYCSDQGHMYDLMPIPFTDQAVKYVSERIQRVQDIIGQRLIIENVSAYAEPGKEMEEAEFVRAVIETADCDLLLDVNNVYVNSVNHGTDAMAFIKAMPTERIKYLHVAGHFDEADDLLVDTHGMEVKDIVWDVLAETYKIHGVIPTLLERDFNFPAIGELVTEVDQIRSLQLQVNAKSIQAG
- the hrpA gene encoding ATP-dependent RNA helicase HrpA is translated as MSAPVLSDHPTDSSANTNVNSGTDIKALYQAIDHCLIKDRFPLRRSVRQIKSLVEEGKPFDKVLEKLLARIQKSQELVKLRSGPLAISYPDLPVSERKDEILKAVKENQVVVVAGETGSGKTTQLPKVCLEAGLGIFGRIAHTQPRRLAARAVAGRIAEELQCQLGNQVGFQVRFTDQSNDQTRIKLMTDGILLAQTQHDKFLNEYDVIIIDEAHERSLNIDFLMGYLKQMLPKRPDLKVIITSATIDVDRFAKHFADENGKPAPVIEVSGRTFPVETRYRPLVREDEEGEDRSLFEGIVDALAELRTEDKAKGQPGDVLVFLPGERDIRECAEVLRRAQLPATDILPLYARLSAGDQQKIFKPHGGRRVVLATNVAETSLTVPGIRYVVDSGVARISRYSYRSKVQRLPIEAISQASANQRAGRCGRVAPGVCIRLYEEADFEGRPEFTDPEIRRTNLAAVVLQMLHLKLGRLQDFPFVDAPDERFVKDGFNLLLELEAVNEKQHLTELGRQMARLPVDPRIGRMMLEAQKQNALKEVLVIAAALTVQDPRERPPEKQQQADEKHRTWKDEDSDFTSLLNLWNEFEEQRQELSQNQLRKWCAKYFLNFMRMREWRDTHRQLHILCKELGLEETDKAADYEAVHKSLLSGMLSQIGFKSENMEYLGARNRKLWIFPASSQYKKKPKWMMAAELVETSKLFARTVAKIEPQWIEEIGKPLLKYQYFEPHWQGQRGQVVAFEQSTLYGLIINPKKRVNYANTHPKEAREILIQEGLVEQKIRTKADFYNKNLKLLEEVTEYEEKSRRRDLVIDDAYLAEFYNKVLPEPIVTTKHLERWFEKANAAEKQAMYFSRDFLLSPEAAGVGAQDYPTELDWQGMAFPLTYSFAPGTKDDGVSLSVPVAMLQQVPAEQTEWLVPGFIEDKVVALIKGLPKSIRKQFVPVPNTAQAFLNKCSPANGGLYSQLLNFLNYDLRPEQIEMQQLRDIELPDHLRMNIRVMADRKLLAQSRDLTALKEQYTDASQAQIQDLSHSGFQRDQVNNWDFGDLPHSTQTEVNGLPVRAFPCLKPTKENAEKSDIQLTVEADEFEASRQHRMGVCQLMRRQLPDQERALKSHIQQQMKGKWLYCKGLGSEAEITQDLIQATFIQVFVPLDDDLPYLEQEFKQRSERRSELFDHGGKLLVQFIDWINLRHKILKAMGGAVSLDRAMTYSDVKAHLERLMAKGFMQRTTWLHLQSFSRYLKAMDYRIDKLQGNLARDRQSMIEFDSVYKPYRDVADKTQVTDGSELDDFCWMLEEWRVSLFAQPLGTKEPVSLKRLQKRWREIAKL
- a CDS encoding long-chain fatty acid--CoA ligase, with protein sequence MNEQFFQEKYPEDYPKSVDADKHESVVEIFNGFVAKFADRPAFSCLGQTLTYAELNDKSAAFASYLQNHTTLEAGDRIAVQLPNVLQYPIVVFGAMRAGMVVVNTNPLYTEREMEHQFNDSGAKALVVLANMASKAETVLPSTGIKHVIVTQVGDMHGMVKRTLINTVLKHVKKEVPAFSIAGAVPLRSALAKGQSQPFTPVKVDRNDVAVLQYTGGTTGVAKGAMLTHRNLMANMMQCHGLFNMVLDEGKETAIAPLPLYHIYAFTIHCMVMLETGNHSVLIPNPRDIPGFIKTLQGNKFSAFVGLNTLFVALCGQKEFCDLDFSGLKLTISGGMALTKDAADQWKTVTNCDIAEGFGMTETSPVVSFNPPGHIQLGTIGMPVSGTDCKVIDEDGNDQGIGNPGELCVKGPQVMKGYWQRPEATAETIDEDGWLKTGDVAVIQEDGYMKIVDRKKDMIIVSGFNVYPNEVEDVVVAHPDVVEVAAIGVPDPKSSEAVKVFLVSSNENLTASDVVDWCRERLTAYKVPRHIEFRDELPKTNVGKILRRELRDEELAKS
- a CDS encoding alpha/beta hydrolase, translating into MKQVAEAPQSIKQTIDISTTDNQIFTAHIWRQQQPKATVHIVHGMAEHCQRYAPLAEFLHAQGFQVMTHNHRGHGERTPQGHYADKNGWELVVDDMLQAQNTLCGNEPIILFGHSMGSFISQGFAIRHGGKLSGLILSGSNYQNPALYRAGQIVARSLKVFQDGRTQSNVMDKVSFASFNKQFSPARTDFDWLSRDEQQVDKYINDAACGHTCSLQLWIDLFDGLIEISNKNNLARIPQSLPIYLFAGDQDPVGQKGKGVRALEQVLLQTGHETVSCKLYIDGRHEMLNEINADEVYQDILNWIQTI
- a CDS encoding MaoC family dehydratase N-terminal domain-containing protein; this encodes MEHITNRTFEEIQLGDSCQRKHTVEEKDLILFAAVSGDHNPVHLDAEYASTTPFKGQIAHGMFTGALISAALAMDLPGPGTVYLGQNLSFRKPVMIGDELTVELKVTAKHESKPIVTLECTVSNQTGKTVAVGEATVMAPTEKITVDAPELPEISLG
- a CDS encoding zinc-dependent peptidase — translated: MLELLKKIKNWLFGESVTDFFWQDEWSQILEDRVDFYRRLDSEKKQLFEQHCFAFLQTTRVEVSGDVCVTDLDRLLIAASSVIPVWGFSDWPYLSVDAVVLFPGCFNRDFQCGQSDSTISGMVGSGAMSGKMALSKPDLIHGFSNDQDKHNVGVHEFVHILDMADGQCDGFPEAVASGQCSHQWFELVRCKIAEIEKRKSNINDYGATNNQEFFAVASEYFFERPLMLKNKHPKLYDYLSEFYQQNRAEIERDQLRCKVSSKKASKR